The Patescibacteria group bacterium genome contains a region encoding:
- a CDS encoding ATP-dependent Clp protease ATP-binding subunit translates to MPNYLFNPEKSKIFQTAKIEKLYHQFYIKIIQVLVWVLMFLGIVIWILNLLELYEFNNRILGLALAIISTGVFLIILDSYFNFLFKFSNSNLAKIKSMESVNWADFIDLEVAQIVNAAEKIASKAKNHNLTTLGIFLGSLKNRKISYLLARAGINLKNFQNEFQASVAYSQSSEMENKSHILSLWLEAANFAISQRHTRIQVGDLFYALTKTEAFLQKIMFTLDLKIEDMANLVHWQNLVFQRFENQRRFFSPDYFEKTGGIGREWSYGYTPNLNLISFDITSQIQKTGSNLHMVGHQLEIEEMERILSRSGKNNILLVGEPGVGKNTIVLGFAKRICQNRALKSLRYKKIFKLDMGRLLAGEPAEIEAKLVTALNEAVAAGDIILFIENIETLFGGGESKIGAIDASEILAPYLGSTALQLIGTCSYRDYHQFVEAKPIIAGGFEKIEVAEPNEITTIKILEEVTPFIEGQYQIFTSYQALREIVKLAKRYLTDKPFPEKAIDLLDEVAVYVSSKTTDKLVQPVHVQKIVADKTKIPTEQVQAAEKEKLLNLEQFLHQRVIGQNEAVKAISEAMRRARTGLKSEKKPIGSFLFLGPTGVGKTETAKALAESFFGSENSMSRLDMSEFKMHEALDRLVGTPNSGEGVLTAKIKENPYCLLLLDEIEKAHPDVLNLFLQVLDEGQLTDRLGRKVNFTNTIIIATSNAGAELIRENIKVRTDPSVLKEKLLEYLQHGGIFRPEFLNRFDDVISFKPLEISEIQQVCQLILVKLAKRLKDEKEIVLGVAPDAVAKLAQLGYDPEMGARPMQRVIADKVENWLAERLLRGEIIKGQKVIFRLNDIA, encoded by the coding sequence ATGCCAAATTATTTATTTAATCCTGAAAAATCTAAAATTTTTCAAACTGCAAAAATTGAAAAACTATATCATCAATTTTATATCAAAATAATTCAGGTGTTAGTATGGGTTTTAATGTTTTTGGGAATTGTGATTTGGATTTTGAATTTATTAGAACTATATGAATTTAATAATCGTATTTTGGGATTAGCATTGGCAATAATTTCTACGGGGGTTTTTCTAATAATTTTGGATAGCTATTTCAATTTCCTTTTTAAATTTTCAAATTCGAATTTGGCAAAAATTAAGAGTATGGAATCAGTGAATTGGGCAGATTTTATCGATTTAGAAGTGGCACAAATTGTAAATGCGGCCGAAAAAATTGCCTCCAAGGCCAAAAATCATAACTTGACCACTCTTGGAATTTTTTTGGGAAGTTTAAAAAATCGTAAAATTTCATATTTGCTCGCCAGGGCTGGTATTAATTTGAAAAATTTTCAAAATGAATTTCAAGCATCCGTGGCATATTCACAATCGAGTGAAATGGAAAATAAAAGCCATATTTTGTCTTTATGGTTGGAAGCGGCAAATTTTGCCATCAGCCAAAGACATACTCGAATTCAAGTTGGAGATCTTTTTTATGCCCTAACCAAGACTGAAGCATTTTTGCAAAAAATTATGTTTACTTTAGATTTGAAAATTGAAGATATGGCGAATTTGGTCCACTGGCAAAATTTGGTTTTTCAACGTTTTGAAAATCAACGTCGCTTTTTTTCACCTGATTATTTTGAAAAAACCGGTGGTATTGGTCGCGAATGGTCATATGGCTATACGCCAAATTTAAATTTAATTAGTTTTGATATTACCTCCCAAATTCAAAAAACCGGTTCAAATTTACATATGGTTGGTCATCAACTTGAAATTGAAGAAATGGAAAGGATTTTATCCCGTTCGGGTAAAAATAATATTTTATTGGTCGGCGAGCCCGGGGTTGGTAAAAATACGATTGTTTTAGGGTTTGCAAAACGGATTTGTCAGAATCGAGCTTTAAAATCATTAAGGTATAAAAAAATTTTTAAATTAGACATGGGCAGATTGTTAGCGGGTGAGCCAGCGGAAATTGAAGCAAAATTGGTGACAGCATTAAACGAAGCGGTGGCGGCTGGGGATATTATCTTATTTATTGAAAATATCGAAACTTTATTCGGTGGTGGTGAGTCCAAAATTGGGGCAATTGATGCTTCGGAAATATTAGCACCATATTTAGGTTCCACGGCGTTACAATTGATCGGGACATGCAGCTATCGAGATTATCACCAGTTTGTTGAAGCTAAGCCCATAATTGCTGGCGGTTTTGAAAAAATTGAAGTCGCCGAACCTAATGAAATCACCACGATTAAAATTTTAGAAGAAGTCACACCTTTTATTGAAGGGCAGTATCAAATTTTTACTTCATATCAAGCGTTGCGTGAAATTGTAAAATTAGCAAAAAGATATTTGACCGATAAGCCATTTCCGGAAAAAGCAATTGATTTATTGGATGAGGTTGCGGTTTATGTGTCTTCGAAAACCACAGATAAGTTAGTTCAGCCTGTTCATGTGCAAAAAATTGTGGCAGATAAGACTAAAATTCCAACTGAGCAAGTGCAAGCGGCCGAAAAAGAGAAATTATTAAACTTAGAGCAATTTTTGCATCAACGAGTTATTGGTCAAAATGAAGCCGTTAAAGCTATTTCTGAGGCGATGAGAAGGGCTAGAACTGGCTTAAAATCTGAGAAAAAACCAATCGGTTCATTTTTATTTTTGGGTCCGACCGGGGTGGGTAAAACCGAAACTGCCAAAGCCTTAGCGGAGAGCTTTTTTGGGTCAGAAAATTCGATGTCCAGATTAGATATGTCAGAATTCAAAATGCATGAAGCTTTGGACCGTTTAGTCGGAACGCCAAATAGTGGAGAAGGAGTCTTGACGGCTAAAATTAAAGAAAATCCATACTGTTTATTGCTTTTAGACGAAATCGAAAAAGCCCATCCTGATGTTTTAAATTTATTTTTACAAGTTTTAGATGAAGGACAATTAACCGATAGGTTAGGCAGAAAGGTTAATTTTACGAATACAATTATTATTGCGACTTCAAACGCCGGTGCGGAGCTAATTCGAGAAAATATTAAAGTTCGAACTGACCCGTCTGTTTTGAAAGAAAAATTGTTGGAATATTTACAACACGGGGGCATTTTTAGACCAGAATTTTTGAATCGTTTTGATGACGTAATTTCCTTCAAGCCCTTGGAGATTTCGGAAATCCAGCAAGTTTGCCAATTGATTTTAGTTAAATTAGCCAAAAGGCTCAAAGATGAAAAAGAGATTGTGTTAGGGGTCGCTCCGGACGCGGTTGCCAAATTAGCCCAATTAGGCTATGATCCAGAAATGGGGGCGAGGCCAATGCAGCGGGTGATTGCTGATAAAGTTGAAAATTGGCTTGCAGAAAGATTGCTGAGAGGCGAAATTATTAAGGGCCAAAAAGTCATCTTTCGACTCAATGATATTGCTTGA
- a CDS encoding GIY-YIG nuclease family protein: MVRSHHRPPFDKLMAFSQEIEECPEFIEGQFMKYFTYILLCENNKYYVGHTNNLENRFEYHLKKSGAKFTSQNKPKKFVWSQEFSKEIDAIRREKQIKGWSRVKKDKLISGI, translated from the coding sequence ATGGTTCGATCCCATCATCGCCCACCATTCGACAAGCTCATGGCTTTCAGCCAGGAGATAGAAGAATGCCCTGAGTTTATCGAAGGGCAATTCATGAAATACTTTACTTATATTTTACTTTGCGAGAACAATAAATATTACGTTGGTCATACTAATAATCTAGAAAATCGCTTCGAATATCATTTAAAGAAATCTGGAGCTAAGTTTACATCACAAAATAAACCTAAAAAATTTGTCTGGTCACAAGAATTTAGTAAAGAAATTGATGCTATCAGACGAGAAAAACAGATTAAAGGATGGTCAAGAGTAAAGAAAGATAAACTAATTTCAGGAATTTAG
- a CDS encoding S66 peptidase family protein yields MMNYKKPKKLKQGDTVAIVSPSWGGPSVFPDIYENGLKVLREWNLKIKEFPTTRMDPDSLRANPRVRAKDINEAFADPEIKAIFASIGGDDSIRILPFLDKNIIVNNPKILMGYSDTSTLHVFLSLQSLVSFYGLTIMAGFSQMESLPESLKSHVHEMLFKPKDGYEYKAYGEYCDGYPNWSNEKNLGKVNPIKKDDGWHWLQGNKKVQGKLFGGCFEILEMMKATDFWPSRDFWKEKIFFLETSESKPTIDNIDTELRNYGMLGVFNEINGLIFGRARDYSQDEKKELEEKIISIAKEFNKPDLPIVANFDVGHTDPQLVLPLGVKVEIDCQNKKIGLKESWLE; encoded by the coding sequence ATGATGAATTATAAAAAACCAAAAAAATTGAAACAAGGTGATACTGTGGCAATCGTGTCTCCGTCTTGGGGAGGTCCAAGCGTTTTCCCTGATATTTATGAAAATGGTCTTAAGGTTTTGCGCGAATGGAATTTGAAAATTAAAGAATTTCCAACGACCAGAATGGATCCCGATTCTTTAAGGGCAAATCCGCGGGTTCGTGCGAAGGATATTAATGAAGCATTCGCGGACCCGGAAATTAAGGCTATTTTTGCTTCGATTGGCGGCGACGATTCTATACGAATTTTGCCCTTTTTGGATAAAAATATTATAGTTAATAATCCAAAAATCTTGATGGGGTATTCGGATACTTCAACGCTCCATGTATTTTTAAGCTTGCAGAGTCTTGTAAGTTTTTATGGATTAACAATTATGGCTGGTTTTTCGCAGATGGAAAGTCTGCCCGAAAGTTTAAAATCTCATGTTCATGAGATGCTTTTTAAGCCAAAAGACGGTTATGAATATAAAGCTTATGGAGAATATTGCGATGGTTATCCTAATTGGTCGAATGAAAAAAATCTCGGAAAAGTGAATCCAATAAAAAAAGATGATGGTTGGCATTGGCTGCAAGGAAATAAAAAAGTTCAAGGTAAATTATTCGGTGGTTGTTTTGAGATTTTAGAAATGATGAAGGCAACCGATTTTTGGCCATCGCGAGATTTTTGGAAAGAAAAAATATTTTTTCTTGAAACTTCCGAGTCGAAACCGACAATCGACAACATTGATACTGAATTGAGAAATTATGGAATGTTAGGAGTATTTAATGAAATAAACGGGTTAATTTTTGGTCGAGCAAGAGATTATTCGCAAGATGAGAAAAAAGAGCTGGAAGAAAAAATAATTTCTATTGCAAAAGAGTTTAATAAACCAGATTTACCAATTGTGGCTAACTTCGATGTTGGTCATACCGATCCTCAATTAGTGTTGCCGCTTGGGGTAAAGGTTGAAATCGATTGTCAAAATAAAAAAATAGGATTGAAGGAATCATGGTTAGAATAA
- a CDS encoding tRNA-dihydrouridine synthase yields MVQLGEIQLQSRIVVASGALGYGRRWPHRWLIDFRQLGAITLKTVTLNPEEGNYRWYAPWKVLRRFPDGCGWINCFGLTNSGLSDLIEHKLPKVLELPVIVSIWGDTYSELATMIAILNETDILAIELNISCPNVAYSKLQDLDNIEDAFPRLIRESRHPLIIKVGEGQDYIKIAQITQQAGFSAISAINTVRSNNSGGISGPMIKNRAVEVVSQIHQAVPKLAIIGGGGIENWDDAQDFLNAGATAVSLASMFIWYPPYQSFPFWKIRQIIKEERKS; encoded by the coding sequence ATGGTTCAGTTGGGCGAGATCCAACTTCAGAGCCGAATTGTGGTCGCATCTGGTGCATTGGGCTACGGTCGGCGCTGGCCGCATCGTTGGTTGATTGATTTTCGTCAGCTTGGTGCTATCACCTTAAAAACTGTCACTTTAAATCCTGAAGAAGGAAATTACCGATGGTATGCACCTTGGAAAGTTTTGCGCAGGTTCCCAGATGGTTGTGGTTGGATAAATTGTTTCGGACTGACAAATTCTGGCTTATCTGATTTGATTGAACATAAATTGCCAAAAGTTTTAGAGTTACCGGTAATTGTCAGTATTTGGGGGGATACTTATTCTGAGCTCGCGACAATGATAGCCATATTAAATGAAACCGATATTCTAGCAATAGAATTAAACATTTCTTGTCCGAATGTTGCTTATTCAAAATTACAAGATTTGGATAATATTGAAGATGCTTTCCCAAGACTCATTCGTGAATCTCGTCATCCTTTAATTATCAAAGTTGGCGAAGGTCAGGATTACATTAAAATTGCCCAAATTACACAACAGGCTGGATTTTCAGCAATCTCGGCAATAAATACGGTCAGATCTAATAATTCTGGGGGAATTTCCGGGCCAATGATTAAAAATCGAGCCGTCGAAGTAGTATCCCAAATCCATCAGGCAGTACCCAAATTGGCGATTATTGGTGGAGGCGGTATTGAAAATTGGGATGATGCTCAAGATTTTCTAAATGCCGGCGCAACCGCGGTTAGCCTGGCGAGTATGTTTATTTGGTATCCGCCTTATCAATCTTTTCCATTTTGGAAAATTAGACAAATTATTAAAGAGGAAAGAAAATCTTAA
- a CDS encoding endonuclease Q family protein: MRQIADLHTHSKYSRATSPDMNLETMAEWAGKKGINILATGDFTHPAWFSELKNKLVEKKPGLYQLKDQKSPNLYFILNTEISSIYSKTGKVRKIHNIIFAPNLETVAKINVRLSKIGNLWSDGRPILGLDSKQLLKIILDISPDCFLVPAHIWTPWFSLFGSMSGFDTIEECFDELSGEIFAAETGLSSDPEMNWRLSQLDRISLISNSDSHSPANLIREANVFDIDKDKLSYLEIRRILKEKDKKHFLYTIEFFPEEGKYHFDGHRSCNISFSPTETAKNKGICPICHRKLTIGVLNRVEELADADRPEGFRPKNAINSKHLIPLSEILAEVLGTQKYSMRVKNEYEKLVHHFGNEIEILLDVKMEDLAKVTLPQIAADIKKMRTGEVEKIAGFDGVYGKIKVKSESVEAEKVDEKVQFKNASKQNSLF; encoded by the coding sequence ATGCGACAAATTGCGGATTTACATACACATTCAAAATATTCGAGAGCCACCAGCCCAGATATGAATTTGGAGACAATGGCGGAGTGGGCTGGGAAAAAGGGGATAAATATTTTAGCCACCGGCGACTTTACTCATCCGGCGTGGTTTTCGGAGCTCAAAAATAAATTAGTCGAGAAAAAACCGGGTTTGTATCAATTAAAAGATCAAAAAAGCCCGAATTTATATTTTATTTTAAACACAGAAATTTCCTCAATATATTCAAAAACCGGCAAAGTTCGAAAAATCCATAATATAATCTTTGCGCCAAATTTAGAAACTGTCGCTAAAATTAATGTTAGGCTTTCTAAAATCGGCAATTTATGGTCAGACGGCCGACCGATTTTGGGTTTGGATTCAAAACAATTACTCAAAATTATCTTAGACATTTCACCTGATTGTTTTTTGGTACCAGCTCATATTTGGACGCCCTGGTTTTCATTGTTTGGTTCAATGTCGGGTTTTGATACGATTGAAGAATGTTTTGACGAATTATCTGGCGAGATTTTTGCGGCAGAAACTGGTTTGTCATCAGATCCGGAAATGAACTGGCGTTTATCACAGTTGGATCGAATCAGCCTAATTTCAAATTCTGATTCGCATTCACCGGCAAACTTAATCCGAGAAGCGAATGTTTTTGACATTGATAAAGATAAGTTAAGCTATTTAGAAATTCGTCGGATTTTAAAAGAAAAAGACAAAAAACACTTTTTATACACGATTGAGTTTTTTCCAGAAGAGGGCAAATATCATTTTGATGGCCATCGTAGTTGTAATATTTCCTTTTCACCGACCGAAACCGCCAAGAATAAAGGGATTTGTCCGATTTGTCATCGTAAATTAACGATTGGAGTTTTAAACCGAGTGGAAGAATTAGCAGATGCTGACCGTCCAGAGGGATTTCGACCGAAAAATGCGATTAATTCTAAACATTTAATCCCGTTATCCGAAATTTTAGCGGAAGTGTTAGGGACGCAAAAATATTCGATGCGGGTTAAAAATGAGTATGAAAAATTAGTTCATCATTTTGGGAATGAAATCGAGATTTTGCTGGATGTAAAAATGGAAGATTTAGCCAAAGTGACTTTGCCGCAAATTGCCGCGGATATTAAAAAAATGAGAACCGGCGAAGTGGAAAAAATTGCCGGATTCGACGGCGTTTATGGAAAAATCAAGGTAAAATCTGAATCCGTCGAAGCTGAAAAAGTTGACGAAAAAGTTCAATTTAAAAACGCCTCAAAACAAAATAGCTTATTTTAA
- a CDS encoding DNA polymerase ligase N-terminal domain-containing protein has product MLEEYQAKRKFEITPEPKPSKAKKTKKGLIYVVQKHQAQNLHYDLRLEENGVLKSWAVPKGIPKKFGEKHLAIQTEDHPLEYAEFSGKIPEGEYGAGLVEIWDKGEYRVIKDSVEKGHLQFEIRGDKFKGKYNLIRFKRDDHKLLWLLFKINK; this is encoded by the coding sequence ATGCTTGAAGAATATCAGGCAAAAAGAAAATTTGAGATTACTCCTGAGCCTAAGCCCAGCAAGGCCAAAAAAACCAAGAAAGGTTTAATTTACGTGGTTCAAAAACATCAAGCACAAAATCTGCATTATGATTTGCGATTGGAAGAAAATGGTGTTTTAAAATCCTGGGCAGTTCCTAAGGGAATTCCCAAAAAATTTGGCGAAAAGCATTTGGCAATTCAGACCGAAGATCACCCTTTAGAATATGCTGAATTTTCGGGTAAAATTCCCGAAGGTGAATATGGCGCAGGTCTGGTGGAAATTTGGGATAAAGGCGAGTATCGAGTTATTAAGGATTCTGTGGAAAAAGGCCATTTGCAATTTGAGATTAGAGGTGATAAATTTAAAGGGAAGTATAATTTAATCAGATTTAAGCGGGACGATCATAAACTGCTTTGGTTACTTTTTAAAATAAATAAATGA
- the ligD gene encoding non-homologous end-joining DNA ligase, translating into MDKVIKVDGFEIKLTHLDRIIWSKEKISKADLINYYQQISKVILPYLYNRPITIKRCPGGVDRECWIQKDFKGEKLPKFVKTYSTIAKSTQHRVDYILVNNLATLLWLVNLDTVEFHLWLSTIKKPNNPDWLVFDVDLTNGGKINDAVRVVEILKSRLLKLRLRNYLKTTGISGLHLVIPLATNNSYLMIRKFMKDLIYKIDLEFPELIATEARIKKRQGKIYLDPSQNSKGRTIICPYSLRATQTATVSTPLDWAELANLKIKKYNLKTLPGRLKSKGDIFKAILSQKQKLII; encoded by the coding sequence ATGGATAAGGTTATTAAAGTTGATGGTTTTGAGATTAAATTAACTCATCTTGATCGTATAATTTGGTCTAAGGAAAAAATTTCAAAAGCTGATTTAATTAATTATTATCAGCAAATTTCTAAGGTAATTTTGCCTTATCTTTATAATCGACCCATCACAATTAAACGATGTCCAGGTGGGGTTGATCGGGAATGTTGGATTCAAAAAGACTTTAAAGGTGAGAAGTTACCTAAATTTGTGAAAACTTATTCGACCATTGCCAAATCAACACAACATCGGGTTGATTATATTTTAGTCAATAATTTAGCAACTTTGTTGTGGTTAGTAAATTTAGACACAGTTGAATTTCATCTTTGGTTGTCGACGATAAAAAAGCCCAATAATCCTGACTGGTTGGTTTTTGATGTCGATTTGACAAATGGCGGGAAAATAAACGATGCGGTTCGGGTAGTTGAGATTCTTAAATCAAGATTATTAAAACTAAGACTAAGAAATTATTTGAAAACAACGGGGATTTCGGGTTTGCATTTGGTGATACCCTTAGCTACCAATAATTCATATTTAATGATTCGCAAATTTATGAAAGACTTAATATATAAAATTGATTTAGAATTTCCCGAATTAATTGCCACAGAAGCTCGGATCAAAAAAAGACAGGGCAAAATTTATTTAGATCCTTCACAAAATTCCAAAGGGCGCACCATTATTTGCCCTTATTCTTTACGCGCTACTCAAACCGCAACAGTTTCGACTCCACTTGATTGGGCAGAATTAGCTAATTTGAAAATTAAAAAATACAATTTGAAAACTCTGCCTGGGCGATTAAAATCAAAAGGCGATATTTTTAAAGCAATTTTATCTCAAAAACAAAAATTGATAATTTGA
- the mutM gene encoding bifunctional DNA-formamidopyrimidine glycosylase/DNA-(apurinic or apyrimidinic site) lyase, with product MPELPEVQTIVDELNQKVVGRKIAKIKILSPKSFVGDKKVLINKTIKKIRRRAKILIFELDSGFFAVHLKMTGQIIIQNSKIKMQNGLKHIRVIIKFTDGTELVFNDLRKFGWIKVIDKDGLDKIETAHGIEPFSKDFSKEKFWQIISSRRIPIKTAIMDQSKLVGVGNIYANEALFCAGIMPNRPANKLSRQEANKLFDCILLVLKEAIRDKGTSSENYVRTDGSLGRHDKNLMIYGKKGQPCPKCTGKIEWLKIGGRGSFYCSKCQH from the coding sequence ATGCCTGAATTGCCCGAGGTGCAAACAATTGTTGACGAATTAAATCAGAAGGTCGTCGGCCGGAAAATTGCCAAAATTAAGATATTATCGCCGAAATCTTTTGTGGGTGATAAAAAAGTTTTAATTAATAAGACAATTAAAAAAATTCGCCGTCGGGCGAAGATTTTGATTTTTGAACTGGACAGCGGATTTTTTGCCGTGCATCTGAAGATGACAGGACAGATAATAATTCAAAATTCAAAAATCAAAATGCAAAATGGATTGAAACACATAAGAGTAATAATAAAATTTACGGATGGGACAGAATTAGTTTTTAATGATTTGAGGAAATTTGGGTGGATAAAAGTTATAGATAAAGACGGACTCGATAAAATTGAGACCGCTCACGGCATTGAGCCGTTTTCAAAAGATTTTAGCAAAGAAAAATTTTGGCAAATAATTTCTTCTCGGCGAATTCCGATTAAAACTGCGATTATGGACCAGAGCAAATTGGTTGGCGTGGGCAATATTTATGCAAATGAAGCGCTCTTTTGTGCGGGGATTATGCCTAATCGACCAGCGAATAAATTAAGTCGTCAAGAAGCAAATAAACTTTTTGATTGTATTTTGTTGGTTTTAAAAGAGGCGATTCGCGACAAAGGAACCTCGAGTGAAAATTATGTGCGCACTGATGGCAGTTTAGGCAGACACGATAAAAATCTAATGATTTATGGCAAAAAAGGACAGCCTTGTCCCAAATGTACCGGCAAAATCGAATGGCTGAAAATCGGCGGTCGCGGCTCATTCTATTGTTCAAAGTGCCAACATTGA
- the recO gene encoding DNA repair protein RecO: MIQHKDSGIIIRGRDFFEADKILTILTGKRGKIRAIAKGIRKPTAKLAGNLELFSYSNLILIEGRNLEIVASAEIIESFKNIKKDLKKTSAAFIICELLDKLLNEKESQRRVFFQTLAAFHKLNSSEGLDLKLIIDYFMINILAILGYRPEIKKCQNCPKPITAKNNYFSIKHSSVVCPGCAAKEDFVVPISLENLKIIKLFLEHDIDVLDRIRPKNLSQLNLFLEMYIENISEKKLKSSKFFNMVNQRQE; the protein is encoded by the coding sequence TTGATTCAACACAAGGATTCAGGCATAATTATTCGGGGCCGGGATTTTTTTGAAGCGGATAAAATTCTCACGATTTTAACCGGTAAAAGAGGTAAAATTCGCGCCATCGCCAAAGGAATCCGCAAACCAACCGCGAAATTGGCTGGTAACCTTGAATTATTTTCATATTCTAATTTAATCTTAATAGAAGGCAGAAATTTAGAAATCGTCGCCTCGGCTGAGATTATTGAGAGTTTTAAAAATATTAAAAAAGATTTAAAAAAAACCTCGGCCGCTTTTATTATTTGTGAGTTATTGGATAAGCTTTTGAATGAAAAAGAAAGCCAACGTCGAGTATTTTTTCAAACCTTAGCCGCATTTCATAAACTGAATTCATCTGAAGGGCTTGACCTCAAACTAATAATAGATTATTTTATGATTAATATCTTAGCAATTTTGGGATACCGGCCCGAGATTAAAAAATGCCAAAATTGTCCAAAACCCATCACCGCTAAAAATAATTATTTTAGCATCAAACATAGTAGTGTAGTTTGTCCTGGTTGTGCGGCAAAAGAAGATTTTGTAGTTCCTATATCGTTAGAAAATTTAAAAATTATTAAATTATTTCTCGAACACGACATTGATGTTTTGGATCGAATTCGACCCAAAAATCTTTCTCAGCTTAATCTTTTTCTAGAAATGTATATTGAAAATATTTCGGAAAAAAAATTGAAATCATCAAAGTTTTTTAATATGGTTAACCAGAGGCAAGAATGA
- the alr gene encoding alanine racemase produces the protein MKNYVEVNLGHIAENCQNLKKAVGGTKILVVLSANAYGHGIVEVAKTAARVGADFLGVDSVEDGLMLRKNKVTLPILVFGRPDEDLLVEAVTKDLSLTVFDLEMVKKISHTGLQTKKPAKVHVKVETGLCRYGILENEISAFFDHLKHTPKIEIEGVYSTFAAAENRDKSYTFKQLGTFQKITDVLRHEGYEIPLTHIANSAAALSMSSTHFNMVRVGLTVYGLFPNPELGSFFELKPALTWKSRIVSLKKLSGGEKIGFSGACTTTFPIKVAVIPVGYSDGIDRRLSNIAKVLVRGKRALIVGKVSMCDLMVDVSQVEDVALGDEVVLIGKQESEQITAGELAGLLGTINYEIVSRISPAIPRVYVR, from the coding sequence ATGAAAAATTACGTTGAGGTTAATTTAGGCCATATTGCTGAGAACTGCCAGAATTTAAAAAAGGCGGTTGGGGGCACCAAAATCTTAGTAGTTTTAAGCGCCAATGCTTATGGTCATGGTATAGTCGAGGTTGCCAAAACCGCCGCTCGAGTGGGCGCAGATTTTTTGGGAGTAGACTCAGTTGAAGATGGTTTAATGTTGCGCAAGAATAAAGTTACTTTACCAATTTTAGTTTTTGGCCGTCCTGATGAAGATTTATTGGTAGAGGCAGTAACCAAGGATTTATCTTTAACGGTTTTTGACCTTGAAATGGTTAAAAAAATATCCCATACCGGCTTACAAACGAAAAAACCAGCCAAAGTGCATGTTAAAGTTGAAACTGGTTTGTGCCGATATGGAATTTTGGAAAATGAAATTTCAGCATTTTTTGATCATCTCAAACATACTCCTAAAATTGAAATTGAAGGTGTTTATTCAACCTTTGCCGCCGCCGAAAATCGCGATAAGTCTTATACTTTTAAACAATTGGGCACTTTTCAAAAAATTACCGATGTGTTGCGACACGAGGGATACGAAATTCCTTTAACTCATATAGCAAATTCCGCCGCGGCGCTATCAATGTCAAGTACTCATTTTAATATGGTTCGTGTGGGTTTGACGGTTTATGGATTATTTCCGAACCCAGAATTAGGCAGTTTTTTTGAACTAAAACCCGCACTAACCTGGAAAAGCCGAATTGTTTCTTTGAAAAAACTTTCTGGCGGTGAAAAAATTGGTTTTTCAGGAGCATGCACCACGACTTTTCCGATTAAAGTTGCTGTAATCCCAGTCGGATATTCAGATGGGATTGATCGTCGGTTGTCAAATATTGCTAAAGTTTTAGTCAGAGGCAAAAGAGCCTTAATAGTGGGGAAAGTTTCAATGTGCGATTTAATGGTTGATGTTAGCCAGGTTGAAGATGTGGCGCTTGGCGACGAAGTGGTTTTAATCGGCAAGCAGGAATCAGAACAAATCACCGCTGGTGAACTAGCGGGATTATTAGGCACAATTAATTATGAAATCGTTTCTCGGATTTCACCAGCCATTCCAAGGGTGTATGTGAGATAA